From the bacterium genome, the window ATATAGTACAAATAGTTGTATTCGTTCGTCGTGAGGAGAAAGTTGTACCGCATCACGATTAACTCGTTCAAATTGTTGTTGTCCATATCGTCAACATAGTAGAGGTAGTAACTATAGCTCGGGTTGTTGAAAATGATAACATTTGCTCCGGTCGTCGAGTTGACAAAACGAAATCCATATCGATAGGGTGAGGAAGTACCTACCATCGACGTAACGACGATTTCATTGCGACCGTCGCCAGTGATGTCACCGGTTGTATATAGTATGGGATACAGTTGGAAGTAATCCCACTCTTCGGCTACAATTGGAATCGTGAAGCTAATAGTTGTACTTGTAGGACCGTTCATGATTTGTATCGAAGTCGAAGTCATCCGATAAAACTTTGTTTCAACAGGATTGTCGCGCAGGGTAATCCAACCAGAAAGCGAAGAGTCGGTTCCCACCGGCGAAGTCCAAGTGAGAACCGGTTGTGCGAAAGACATGGTATAAAAAACGATTGAAAGTAGTGCGATCAGAGATCGAGACAGCCAGTGCATTGTAGCTCCATACAATTGATTGTACATCAAAACACATTGAATTAGCGGGTGGAAATCAGTAAGTAATCCCGACTTCACTCCTTTCATTAAGTTAGACGCCAAACTGTGTAAATCCTTGCGGTGCTTGTGTTTGTGACTATACTCAATGAATCCGACACAGTTTCGAGCGTGGCAAAATCACGGGTAGGGTTGGTAGCCAATGCTCTCGCCAAACCCGCTGTGACACAGAACACATATTTGGGAGAATGATGTTTTGGAGAGTCGAGTAGTAAAAAAAAGAACCGCAGTGTTGCTACGGTTCGATTTCATGCCTGCTACCGATGTGATTACCGTGGTGATGGCGGCTGATCGGGTGGAGATACTGGATTAACTTGCATATTTCTACCAGGTCTTTCATTGTGATTTTGCTGGTGTAGCGGTGACGGTGGTGGTCGGCGGTGCATATGATCGATAATCTCTGTTAAGGTCGTTTTCAGCTTTGGTAGTTGGTCAGGACGACAGATTGCCTTCAAGTCGAGAAAATGTCGAAACACATTTTTTTCAAACTCAGCTTGGACAACCCCCATCTGCATTGCATATCCGTTCAAGGAATCAGTGTTAGGAATCGTTTTAAACAACTCATCAACCATCTTTGTGCGTAACTGGTGTAACTCGTCCTCGGTGCTGTCAATGTTCATAAAGTGGTTTTGGTGTAACAACTCTAAAGCCTTGCTCTGCTCAGTGTCGAAGTTCATCTCACTGAACATACGATCTCCCCGCGGCATCAGATTGCCTGGCATCGGTGGTGCCGGTGGCTTTGAGTAGATTAGAAACCATAGTCCAGTGAGGGTTACACTATTCAATCCGATTAGCACCAGGATGCTACTAATCAATAGCTTGTTTGAATTTATCCGTTCCATATCTTCTGCTATCTCCCCATCTCATTATACATCGACCATCGACTCAAAGAATATAACAACTCACTACTGTCCTGAACGGCATGTTCCGAAGAAGCGCTCTTTTGCCGATGAGAAAATGCCATTGAAAGTGAAAAAACGTTCAGTATAGTGATCAGCAGTAACGCTGCTGGTAATAGCTTATAGCCTTGTGTTATGCGATAGAGCCAATTGGTACGCTCGCGCCCAGCGTCAGTTATCGTGTTTTTCAACCGGGCATAAAAAAACGGACTTGCTTCGATACGTTTTAGCGAGTCAAAGCTATCGAGTGCTGCCTGCACTTCAATGTCGATACGATCGCGATCTCTCGGAAGCGTATTCATTTTAACTTTTCCCTTTTACTACTGTTAGACGATTATTTTTGGAATTCCTTGCCATCAAAGATTCGTCTTGTTCGGGTTGACTCGAATAGTGTTTTATTAGTATCGCGCGCAAATTCTGCTTTGCCCGATGTATCAGCGATGTGACCGATGAAACCGAAGTATTCATTACCTCTGCGATCGCTTCATAGGACATATCCTCACATTTGCTGAGAACAAACGAAGTTCGTTGATTGGCAGGAAGTATGTCCAATGCCGATTGCAATACTGCACGGCGTTCGGCGAATTCCAGTTCTTGATGCGGGTCGGAAGCACACCGAGTGTATTGTACGTCAGTCTGTTCCTCGTACGAATCACCGTTGTTTGCAGTTCCTTTTCGTTTAACTCGATTTTTACTGCGCAACAAATCGAGCGATTTGCGCACGGCAATTTGATGTATCCAAGTTGCGAGAGAGGAATCACCGCGAAAGCTATTCACTGAGAAGTAAACCTCTACGAACGTCTCTTGCGCAAGGTCTTCAGCTTCTACACGATTCAATGTGAAGCGATAGCAGATGTTAATCACCTGATCGAGATGATTCTCTACTAATTTTCGATAAGCTGGTTCAGAACCGGATTTTAGCTCATCGATTTCTTGTTGTCGATCGATCAATTGAATTCCACTACTCCCAGTGTGAGCTAACCGATGGTGTTCTCTGCAAATTGTAAGTTGAAGAAAGGTAAACAGAATGTACCTACTCCGAAACAAATCAGTGCAGATGCCATTACTTTAGAATTGGTTTCGATTAGACGGTAATTCAAGGAGATTCGATTAAACGAGTTACACTGTGAGATCGATTTTGTGTTCGGGGTCAGGTGGAAGTTTCCGATCAGATGTTGTAGTCGATTCGTCTTTTCCGGGGTCAGAGCGGGTTTCATCTTCTTGAGGATGTGAATACTGATTGCGTCGTTTACCGTCGGGCGTTGTTTGGTAAGCCTGTCGCCAATTATGAATAATGTCGAGTCGCTCGAAGTTCACGATGGTTTCCCCTTCTCGAAACCTGCATGGAACAAGAAAAGAACCAGATTATTAGCAAATCAACAATACAGTTCTTTATCTCAAACAAAATAGTACAGATATTTCACTCATACAATCTTTTATCGAATCGAACCACGATAAACTTTAGCACCATATTCGTTTCTCTGAAGAAAGATTAGTCAAGTCATTACTTTCCGATAAAATTTCTGCCAAATGGGTTGTGCCGACAAAGACATTTGGGCAAACTCGCTGTTAAACCACTCAATCATCCACTCCTTTGGTGTCCCGACATGATGGCAGCCGTATAGGTGCGCTTCAAATTGCTTAGAGAAACTTCCTGTTGCGAGCATTGCAGCAATGAGAAATTCTCGTAATGGTAACGATAATCCGGGGCGACCGATGATTTTTCCATACCCTTCGTATATCATCGACTCAGTTAAATCAGGAGTGATTTCGCGTAAGCGCGTTACCAGTGTTTCAAAATGATTGCGGTATACTTTCTGGCAAGTTTCAACTCCCCGGAGTTTCCACAGTGCGGTGGAATCGGACCATGATTCGGAATCATGTCTGAAATCAGTACCAACGACTTCGGATAGGGTGCGTAGACCTTCTATACCGGATGGGTAGCCGAAGAAGAGATAGCTCTGCAGAATCGCTTCGTAAAGTTCTGCACTTGTTACTCCGCTCGTTAAAGCGGATCGAAAATGACTGCGCCACAATTCTGGTTCATGGTTGCGGAGCGATACTACTACTTTGGCGAATAAAATCGCCTGCTCTTGTTGGTCTTGCTTCATAGTTTTTGGCAGTTTCTACTCGGTGATATCGGGAGCAACAAACTCGACTTTCATGCGGTCGGGGTCTTCAAAAAAGACCGCATAGTATCCTTCACCGCCAGCATTGGGATGACATTCTGGATAAAGAATTTCGATGCCGCGTTGTTGCAATTCGATTGTCAACTGGTCCACTTCGGCGCGTGATTTGGCATGAAACGCCAAATGATTTAAGCCGGGGTGGCAACGATGATATTCGAACTTCCGATGGTGCTCAGCCACTTGGACAAACACGAGATAAGTGTCGCCGAGGCGAAAACTGCAACCCTCCTCCCAACTCTGATATTCACTATAACCGAGTCGAAGCAGAAACCAACGCCAAAACGATAACGACCGTTGCAGATCGGCAACGTAGAGCTCGACATGATGCAAAGTGCCGGGTGTAGGCATTAGTTTTCCCAAAAGAGTTAGAGTGATACGGGTAGGGTTACTTCCCGCTCGAATTCCCGCACCGAAGAATAGGTTGCCCGCGCTGAAATGCGGATTTGATAACTGCCTGGACTAACCGGATTTCCTACTTGAAAGCGCGAAACCTGCGACTCCTCGGCATCGGTTAATCCGGTTTTCGGGAAGGTGCGAATTGCGCCATCCCAGGTTTCGGTAAAGGCCCCGGCATTGATTCGCGCCGATTGAATCCGCGTTACTAATTTTCCGGAAGCGTCGAGTAAATCGATATCGACTTTTGCGGTCTCGGTAAGGAAACCGGTTACAGTGAGAACTCTATTGCGCGCTTCCCACTTTAAATCGGGTCGTAACAAATCGACACCAACCCAGAGATACTGTGCCCCTTCCCGCTCGGCAATGAAGATTTGACCAAATCGCCGATACAGTGTGATACCACGGGGATCATCAAATTCATAATCGCCGGAACCGCGTTTTCCAAATTTACTCAGCAGGTTAAGATTGCGATCCAATTTCCAGATACAGTTATTTGAGCCATCGGTCAAGAGTACTTGCGAAAAGAAATCGATTGCAGCGAACTGAATTCGGGCATTACTGACACCCCAACTTCGTGCTGTCACCCGTTTTAACAATACTCCGTCGAGCGAATACTTGGAAACTCGACCCTCGAGAGAATCGACAACCACGAGAAACGCTTCGCGATTGGTACTGTGGTTGTAACTCCAGCGCTCTTTCGCATCCGTTACTGATACTGCAACCGGACCAAGTAATCCGAAAATCGAACGAATGAATGTGCCATCAGACTCGTGGATTTGGATACGGTTGTTGAGGTAGT encodes:
- a CDS encoding RNA polymerase sigma factor, translating into MIDRQQEIDELKSGSEPAYRKLVENHLDQVINICYRFTLNRVEAEDLAQETFVEVYFSVNSFRGDSSLATWIHQIAVRKSLDLLRSKNRVKRKGTANNGDSYEEQTDVQYTRCASDPHQELEFAERRAVLQSALDILPANQRTSFVLSKCEDMSYEAIAEVMNTSVSSVTSLIHRAKQNLRAILIKHYSSQPEQDESLMARNSKNNRLTVVKGKS
- a CDS encoding VOC family protein; this translates as MPTPGTLHHVELYVADLQRSLSFWRWFLLRLGYSEYQSWEEGCSFRLGDTYLVFVQVAEHHRKFEYHRCHPGLNHLAFHAKSRAEVDQLTIELQQRGIEILYPECHPNAGGEGYYAVFFEDPDRMKVEFVAPDITE